The Cryptomeria japonica chromosome 2, Sugi_1.0, whole genome shotgun sequence region AAACCACTTTTGGCACCATTGTTTAATGCTCCAGACAAGTACAATAAATGCACAAATAATTAATGCCTAAACATCTCCATAATGTTCCCCTTCTCCCTCAAATCAAATTAATTGGGAACATATGCCCCAAACATCAAAAGCTTATAAAGAGTCAATTTTGTAAAGAACCAAAAAAATTAATCGTATTTCTTTAATAAGAACATTTAACTACGCACTCACTAAACCAATCATGTTTCAAAAATCTCCCTACAAAActattatccaattttaaaatataaaatattttaatatacaaTGTACAACACTTCccaaaccaaaaaaaacaaaacactACTGCATATTCATTAGTTGTACCTAGTTAGCAATGCAAGCAAAGTGTTGTGCATTGAACTAGGGATATTAATAATTTAAGCTAACATGGAAATATAAAACTGATATGGAATATTGAGGACAGAGCTGCAAATGTTAAAGAACATACATTTTATATTACTTTTGTTAAAGTCTATCATGAATGCCATCTACCCAATTTGTCCACAGTATATGCCCTAATTTTACATCGGCCTAAGCTACCAACATGTATATTATATAAGGATGATGTCACCATTAAAATTTGATAAAAGTTTTCATCAAATGAGAGATCTTTGCTGACATTTCAAAGAACATATAAATTCATAGTGCAGATATATTTGTTTATAGCTGGGAACGTGAAGCCTCACTCCTGGATTGCCACTCCAAAGATTTTATAATTCATTTATGTGTTCACCAACAGCTAAAATCCTCAAAGGATGGAGCAACGTGTTTGACAAAAATCAATAATATTGTAACAGCAGAAGATGAGAAGCTAAGTGATAGACAATGGTCGCCAGATTAGTTTAAACTCATTTTTCTAAATCCAAACAGTGGAAATTTCATTATAATATCTACAAGAATTCCATGCATGTTCCTGACattaaataagaacaacaacaataataataatagataGAGAATAGCCTGGTGTAATGTTCCTGCATCCTCTCTTTTGACATTCCAAAATGTTGCAATCTGGTGCTATAAATGGGTCAAGCAGTTTGTAGTTTTGAAGCAAAAGTAGCTTTGCATTCAATAATGGCGATGCCATTGGCACTAGCACTTGTCTGTGTTATTTTCATGACACCAGGAGAAGCAAGGGCATTGGGGGGCTCTCGTCCAACACACGTTTACTGTGAGTTTCACTCATGTTTAACTTTCTGATAAGCAAAAGTTGAATGATGTTAGCTGGGTATGAGTTTGGTTGCTTTTCTTTCTCTGCAGGTTAAGACTGTGAACGTGACTAGGCTGTGCAAGCAACAgcaaattgtgacagtcaatggGCAGTTTCCtgttggaagtggaaacactctgagagggggggggtgaatcagagtgttacAAATTTTAACAAGAGATACTTTTATGAACTTGAcaattttgattttcaatatgcACAGATGACTGAGACTTAACACCTTGAAGTAATACTTTAATGAAGCATGAAATATACAATAGAACCAACTGAAACACTTGATTCAGACTTTTCAGAAAATAAGAATGGTATTaaatcttttacacaaacatgAAACATCTAAATGAGTACTTCAAAGATTGCATTACATAAATTCAACAAAACAGAGTATGAAATGAAGAGAGCTAAAGATATGACGTATTAGagcataaaccagtaaaacaaaatgagacaagacaatgcacataacaccatagttttcatgagtggaaaaccctcttggggtagaaaaaccactcggtaagatccgttatattatttcaaagagcaccaactcagttcacaagttttagaaaccacaaggcctcaaggagcaccaacccctcttcttatccaataaacatttcaactcgagctacagccactggtgattttatgcatgcacttaaatcttgcagtcacaaaaccatcagggattggagcgagaatattttacCAGTCTGTATAGATGATTCTTTCTAAaaattttgcaacaatattcttcaggGATTTGAATCATAATAACAAACTTTGAAATGAATTCAACACTTTCAGAGAGAAAAATTCAATCTCTGAACAAAATAGTTTCAAACAATAAAGCCTTATGTACTCTGCAAcaaaacagagtattgattctcaaaACCCTCGACTATCTCTGGTAATCTACAacacttcttttttctttttaacaaaTGCTATGTCTTTCACTTTATTCACACTCCTCTCTCTGTTTTTCCTCATATGAACTGTTCTGTATAAAACTGTTTTTATACCCCAAACAAAAACTCAATCATTCTTCCagaataaccctcgtatagggttaccAAAATCTTACAGGAATTGCAAATTGAAAAACAAATAACCGTTTTTAACTGTGCAACGGAAAGGATGcttgatttcccaatcatgaaaaacaaaaataaagcatggacagtttccttattttcattttgcATAACTGAAAAACCTGATTCGAAAacaaatctgaatcttttaaacaTATGATCAAGAATAATACCTGTGAAACGCAACCTTATTGATAACTGAAAACAAACTAACCAGAAAACCATTAAGCTCCCGGTTAAGACCATTTTTGCTTCATTCTTTTTAACTGAACAAACTGATTCAAGCTCCTTAGCGGCGGCTGCATCTCTCATGGCGTTAGGGTTTGTGACGGACTCCAAACAAgttcaaaaataaaatgaaacacaaAACATCTCCCGAAAAACTTTTAATCTGTCGgtcacaaaatatattttgaagtatatgctGTTTGTCCGtagataaattaaacataatttaaaccaAAGATGCTGTTTCAATAAATGCCAAGTCAGGTTATTCACTGTATCCGTGTCACCTGTCTGGCTCGAGAGAAAGATGTTTTAAACATATAACACGTCAGCCAAGTCAATGTATCCGTGTCACTAGTCTGGCCCGTGAGAAAGGTGTTTTAAATATATAACCACATGCTTAATACACTTGCCTTTAAACAACACCAACttcccttttttattttcttgtcatcgaggacaaaagcATCAAAGAGCAACATTTCCAGGTCCCCCCATATATGTTAATAATGGTGACAACCTTGTGGTTCAAGTGATAAACCAGGCTGCTTACAATATTACAATCCACTGGTATATAACAAGTTCATGCCCAAGTCCTAGGAGATCAAATTATATAGACTAATTGTTTTCAAAGCATCTAAATGCCTTCAATTCTCTTTTGTTTTGTGAAAGAAGATTTAGTAGTGGATTGAACACAGTGCATGCAGATTCATATTTTTATTGAAAGCAAATAAATTGGGTCCAAAGTGTGTTTGAAAAGTAAGGATTTTGTTTATGTTGCAGGCATGGAATAAGGCAACTGAGATCTGGATGGGCCGATGGACCAGCCTAACAGAGAGATAAAAGAGCTTAAACATGTTTTATTAGAGAAAATTTGTGTATAGCTTTTTTACAATAGAAATTTTTTTAGTATTATATTTTCGGattttatctttttcaattttttatcttaTTTGTATCTAGATCTTTTTTTGTTACTTGTTTTTTCCATGTCAAGTCTTTGTCACTATTTTTAAGAAGTTGCTTTTACAATTGTGTATcatttttatcttcttcttcttcatgatggATCCTACAATACAATAAAAAAATGTTTATGCAAAAAAGTTATACACTATTTTTTTcatgtattttttataaatttattacatgaactatgaaaatatcaGACCTTCAATGTTTTGCTTTTTTGGGTAGTTGACAGTTGAATTTTTCATACAAAATGTGACTTAGAATCTAACATTTGaaattaattgaatattaattgaATTGTTATAAATATGTTTAGAAGCTTTGCTTTACTCTTAAATGTATTTACAATGATAGTATAGTCTTTGAAATTCATTGAAGATTAATTGAATTGTTATAAACATGTTTAGAAGGTTTGCTTTACTCTTAAATGTATTTACAATGGTAGTATAGTCTTTGTGACATGGTAAGATGTCTAAATGATAGTTTCAGGTATAGTATTTGTTCATCAATTTCCGAAttcttatatgatgtaatgcaaatgaaatatgattaggggaaaggatccagtagttgagtatgtaccaattgttgtgagggttgttgatactttttgttccaaaaattgaacaaataaaacttattgtttgaaacaaaaaatatcaatttttgttaggaaatgtaccaatagttgttaggaaatgtaccaatagttgttaagaaatgtactaatattgtaaaaagtaatcaATCGGGTGATGCCATGTcaactgcacaactattggggtctcttttgcacgcctataggtctcactttttttttggggctgttttggacaccttggcaaaaagcatgctgatgtggcatcatatttgatgatgtggccctcaaaccttagttataagcaggggacttgccaagtaagctgctgtaaaaaaatcggagtgatttgaaatttccaagtaagattttgagaagcgcgaagttaggatgcacaactattgggtcctttcccctatctaATCATTCAATGAACTAATTATCTAGGGCTTATCTTAGGGCTTATCTTCAAATATGAGATTATTAGTAAAAACTTCACTCATGCGAATATGAAAGATATATAAACTAGAAAAAGGCTATCGAAATAGTGCTTCCGTAAGATTGATCTCTTCAATCAAACCTGGGCTATAAGAAGGATAATTTAAGAAGAGAATTATATAGCCAGCCAGCCAGGAGACTTATATCCATGCTCTGCACCTGGTTAGACCACCCTCGTTCTTTAATGGCTTTGAAACAAATTGAATCAGTTGATTACTTACATGTTTCTTGATGCAATTGCAGATACTTTCCGCATTCTGGTTCAGACGGGGAAAATATATCTCCTGCGAATCATCAGTGCTGTGATGAACGAACCCTTATCCTTCAAAATTGCGAACCACACAATTGTAGATAATCACGTATCATGTAAACCAATGACCTATGACCTGCATGTAGATTTTTACCATCACACCAAAAGCACATACTTATGATGGAAAGGGATCTCATCGTAGATATAATCGCTACACCAACAACAATGATAATTTTATCAATGGACGCCTCATATACCAAACCATTCTTTACAGATGTAATGGTGATATAATGGTGATATATCCTGGACAGACTACAGACTTTCTCTTCATAGCAAACCAAGTATCAGGATCATACTACATGGCTGCTAGGGCATACAGGAGCGGACGTTTTGTACCCTGCAATAGCAATCTTACAGTACACGAGCAACACTATTCCAGTAATGCCCTCTCTTCCTCAATTCAACGATGTTTTCAAATTCAGTACAGGTCTCAGAAGCGCTTTTCCCAATATCCCAACTAATTTTCCCTATCTGTCTACCCTATTTTCCTATTTCCCAGGCCTATTTCCCTCTGTCCCTGCGACCATCGATCAGGAAATGCTAATAACAAAGGGAATTGGACTCGTAATCTGTCCACCCAATACTTGCACAGCCCTGGGGGGCTTGAAAGTGGTTGGAAGCTTCAATAACATTTCATTTGCCAGGCCCCGGATTGCTATTCTGCAAGCCTACTTTTTGGGTATTGCTAGAGTTTATACCACAGATTTTCCGAGCAATTCTCCTTTGGCGTTTGATTAAGCCGCTACAAATCAAAGGCAGGATATTCTGTTCCCGGTATCCGAGACCAAAGTAAAAGTCCTTCCTTTCAACAACAGTGTGCAAATAGTGTTTCAGGGCACCGACATTCTCAGCAATGAAAGCCATCCTGTGCACATTCATGGGTTTGATTTTTATGTTGTGGGACAAGGATTTGGTAACTATGATTCCCAAAAAGATCCTCAGAATTTCAACCTGGTGGATCCTCCGCGCTGCAATACAATTCGAGTTCGGACTGGTGGGTGGGTAGCCATCAGATTCAAAGCTGACAATCCAGGTAATTCAATATATGCTCAAATTTTTGAATCTAAAATGAATGCAATTTCCTTCTACCTTTGTAGGAATTACaatttgttttcttttgttgtgtCATATAACAGGAGTATGGTTTGTGCATTGCCATTTCGAAGTTCATTCGGACTTTGGATTTAACATGGTATTTCTTGTGGAGAACGGACCAGGCGCGAACGACAAATAGCTTCATCCTCCTCTTGATCTACCCAAATGTTAAATCGACTACCATATGCTATATAAGCTCTTGTGTACCGTTTGAATTTCATAGAAAGTGTATTAGAAAGATGTTTGTcataaaactaaaaactaagctaTAAGTATTatgtttttttctaaattttttgtgaCAGTTAAATTGTTCTTCATTGCTTCAGAAATAAGATTTTAGATGTTGCTTTTCTACTATTTAGATAGCCTTGTAACGGTATCCAAGTACAGACaatgaaaacattaaaaaattgcAACATCATTTGAAATATTGCCCGAGCTTAAAGATCATAATCTCTACTAGAATTTGTTGAAGAATTTGAAAGCTATCTTAGAAATGCAGTGGAAGGCCGTATCTTCAAAGCTCCATATGAAAGCTCATTGATTGGCCCAACAATTGAAAAGAGTAATCCCTGCTGCTCATTATTCGCCCAAGCAATAGGAAATGGTAGAACATTATGATTCACAATATTAGATGTTGGGGACAAGtggttatttttgtgttttttattttttcttttgcatAAGACATACAGTAAAAAGAGTTtttgtttttcatgtataaattaaAGCAAGAAGAGCCAAAATAATACATTTGTACAAAAGGGTTGTgcaaggaattgttgaataaagaATTTGGTGTAAAAATTTTTTTAGTACATTTTTTTAATCAAAGTGATTTAAATAGTTTTAATGATTGAACTTAATTGATTAAAGCATTGAATTTTTGATGATAAATAAATATATTAGAATGTTAGTGGATTAAGAAAAAGCTAAAAAATTAGAAGAGATAACATAGAAATGATGAAACATGCTAATATGAGGCTAGGAATAGAGGTGTCATGAAGCAAAATAAAAGTGAtagatggaagaaggaatgaaaCTCTAAAAAGTGGACTCAAGATGGACTTAGGTTGAGAAAAATTGACCTTGACCTAGACAAAAGAGCTAATACCACAAAATCAAACTAGAAAAATTAACACTAAGTTATTGGCAATTCCATTGTTAGTCCCTACACAAAACCCAAAAGAGAACACCAAAAAATAATAAACTTGGGGGATTTAAGTGCCAAAAAGAGAGAAGTCGTTCTATAAAGTGAAGATGACATAGGAATATAGAGATGATGCAATTATTTGTGGCAACAAATGGAGAAAGCTTGTataaaattcattttcatttgGTATAGTTAATAAATCTAATCTTTGTGTTCATACAAAACATTTAGTTAATGTGCTTTACTCTTATGGTCGTAACAAATAGATCATTAATTGGTCTATTATGATTTTCAAAGTGTTTAGAGAAAAGACAATACTCCCCAAAGTGTCCACAAGAATGCCATTGGTTATTTCCAGAGCAATAAATAAATGTGTACAATTATTTGATGCTAAGTTTTTAATTATATCAAACTCTTCTATGCATATGTTGTACTAATTTCCTAGATCAATGTGAACACCTTCACATTGTtgaccatgaagaaaaccatgccATAAAGTGGACCATAATAATTGCATTTTAGGATCTCCTCATAAATTGAAATATTTGAACCTGTACATAAAAAGGTGAAATTTTGTATGCAATAAACATAAATGTAATTGTAAAAGCACGGGAAGAAGAATAAACATGTTTTATATCCATACAATTTTTATTCATGTGTATACAAATAGAGTTAGTAGGATGCTTGAATACCTTATACTTTTCAGTATTGTTAGATTGTGTGTGCAATGAAAAAATATTAGCATAAATTTTTTAAAAGCTGTTGAGTGAGCAACCAAGCAATTTTCCCAATCATTCACACCAACAACATCAATCACATTATTACCAATAATATCTACAATTTATGTTTGAATACTATATTTAATCATATGTATTGTGTCTATTAACACTATGCAAATTGTAGAAGGATTATTCATTATATAACTCTTGGACAATCCTCTAGAGGAACCCAATTGATTGATGAAATTAAGGTTGACCAAATTATTAAGAAGGTTTGAACAACACTATCCAATGGTTTGCTAAGATTTGTAAACTTCCTTGGCCCTTAGTGTTTGAATGATGCAAAATTATATGTAGAAGAATTATGttagaactagaattagagtctttCTTCTCATTTCCTTTTTTAAATGTATtattctttttccattttcatatCATGCTTTAGTGTGCATATAAAAATACCATGACACATGCAtgctaaagtaaaataaaataatgagtAAAGTAACAAGCATTTTTTAAAGGATATATCTTTTCAAAAGAATACAACTTGGAGGATGCCCATTTTATTTCTTTATATTCTTTCTTTTCCTACTCGTCTAGATTTTCACCATTAAATATGAAAGTAAATGATTAACATCCACACTaacattataattaaaataaatgtcACCTTTCTTgaattagatggatgtaaaatcaacttTCTTGAATGATTCTCTTGATGAAAAGGTATACATCAAACAACCACCTGATAATGAAGTGCATGGACATGAAAAAAGGTctaccacttgaagaagactctcCATGGTCTCAagtaagcaccaagagcatggtatagtAGGATTGACTCATACACAATAAATAATGAATTCAACATAAGTAGTAGTGAGCCCACTTTGTATATAAAGATCAACAAGGACGGTCATATTTTGATTTtgtgtttgtatgttgatgatttgattatcAATGGAAATTTGTCTATAGACATATTCGAATTAACTATGAGGAAAATATTTTAGATGATAGATTTGGGATTGATGAAGTAATTTTTGGGCATTGAAGTTGTTCAACTAGGTCAAGAAATTTTTATTAGTCAATTTAAATAAGTAAATGACACATTAAAGAATATTGGGATGTTGAATTGTAATCTTGCACCTAAACAAATTGCAATAGATTTACAAAAATGAGCAAAGAAAATAAAGAGCCTAATGTTGATTCTACAAAATTCAAAAGATTAATTGGAAGTTTGAATTATCTTATTGCTACAAGGCTAGATTTAATGTATGGGGTTAGTCTAACCTCAAGGTTCATGGAATCCCCAGAAGTATTTCATTGCACGTTGGAAAGAGGATACTCAAATATGTGGTAATAACCTTAGGTTATGGGATTTTACATTCTCCAACTATTTTTTTTTATTGGATTGGATATATTGATAGTGATATCAAGGGCAACAATCATGATAGGAAGAGTACTTgcagatttgtttttcattttgataCAAGTGTTGTCTCATGGACATCAAAAAAGCAACGATTATCACACTTTCATTAGTAGAAACAACTACGAAGCAATGACATCAATATCATGTCAAACATTTGAGATGAGGAGGAATATCAACTTAAATATTAAAAAGCACAAATAGAATCAACTTCAATATTTTGTGACAACAAGTCTACAATTATACACATTAATACAATATTTCATATATTTTGAGAGTTGCTTAGATGGATGGTTTAGAATGCCGAGCAGTGGGGAACCGGGAGGGGTGAATAACGAAGAAATCAGAAGAATAAGTGTTGAAATATCATAATTTCAACCGTTGCTTTGCTTTTCTAGTGGTGAATAATTGCATGATTTGCTTGGTGTAACCAATGCGTGgagaacaaatgcaaatgcacgaTGTGTAAGTCATCTTTTATATAGAAGCATTTCCTTGTTTTGTTTATTGCTTTCTGGAGAATAATGAAGAATAGTTGAGAAGTTATCCATATTATTTTATTGACAAACATCTTTCAGATACACTTCCTATGTAATTCAAACATTAAACAAGAGCTTATATAGCATATGGTAATCAATTTAGCATTTGGGTAGATCAAGAGGAGGAGGAAGCAATTTCTGGTCCGCGCGTGTCCCGTTCTCCACAAGAAATACCATGTCAAATCCGAATTCCGAATGAGCTTCGAAATGGCAATGCACAAGCCATACTCCTGTCATAtcacacaacaaaagaaaacaaattGTAATTCCCacacaaggagaaggaaaatacatTCATTCTAGATTCAAAAATTTGAGTACATATTGAAGTACCTGGATTGTCAGCTTTGAATCTGATGGCTGCCCACCCACCAGTGGGAATTCCAATTGTATTGCGCCGTGGAGGATCCTTCAGGTTGAACTTCTTAGGATCTTTTTGGGGATCATAGTTACCAAATCCTTGTCCCACAATATAAAAATCAAACCCATGGATGTGCACAGGATGGCTTTCATTGCCGAGAATGCTGGTGCCCTGAAACACTATTTCCACACTGCTGTTGAAAGGAAGGACTTTTACTTTTGTCCCGGATTCCGGGAACAGAATATCCTGCCTTTGATTTGTAGCAGTGTAATTAAACACCAAAGGGGGATTGCTCGGAAAATCTGTGGTATAAACTCCAGCAATACCCAAATAGTAGGCTTGTAGAATAGCAATCTGGGGCCTAACAAATGAAATGTTATTGAAGCTTCCAACCACTCTCAAGCCCCCCAGCGCTGTGCAAGTATTGGGTGGACAAACTTTGAGTCCAATTCCCTCTGTTATCAGCATTTTTTCATTGATAGCCGTAGGGACAGAGGGAAACAGGCTCGGGAAATAGGAAGGCATGGTTTTGAGATAGGGAAGCACAGTTGGGATTTTGGGTGAAAAGCTTCTGAGATGTGTATTGAATTTGAAAACAGTTGGAGTATCATTGAATTGGGGAAGAGAGGGCATTACTGTAAGAGTGTCGTTCGTGTACTCTAAGATTGCTGTTGCAGTGGAATTGTTGATGGGCACAAAAGGTCCACTCCTGTATGCCCTAGAAGCCATGTAGTATAATCCTGACGAACGCTCTGCTTTGAGGAGAACGTCTACGGTCTGTCCAGGATATATCACCACTACATCTGTAGAGTATGGTTTGGTATATGAGGCGTCCACTGATACAACTATCATTTCGTGCTTCGCAATTTTGAAAAATAAGGGTTCGTTCATCACAGCACTGATGATTCGCAGGAGATATGTTTGTCCCTTCTGAACCCGAATGCGGAAAGTATCTGCAATTGCATCAAGAAACATGTAAGTAATCAATTGATTCAATTTGTGTCAAAGCCATTAAAGAACGAGGGCGATCTAACCAGGTCTAGAGCATGGATATAAGTTTCCTGGCTGGCTATTAATGGTATATGCATCTGAGCCTTGTATCTGCCCTGTTTGAATAGCCTGGTTTAATACATCTACAATATTTGCATTCCACCATTCGCCTGCGCATCACAGCAAACAAAAACCATGAATCCCTTGGACACAACATTCAACAAAGCGACTTTCAATAAGCAAGAATATAATATACATAAATTAGCGCAGGTCACATCAATTGACTTGACATGGAAAAACAATTGTAGATAAACAATCTTACAATAACAAAGGACTTCATTGGTTGCTACAATTCTATATTAATTGAGAATTAAAACATTGTTTAACCTGTAACAATATATTTAAAGGAATAAAACAAGAAATAGCTTAAAAGAATTGGTAAGGCATAGATAATAGACCTAAGATAATAGGTTGAACCTCAGTAACCGGTCGGACAAAAGGATGAGGGATTCCAAGCGGGGGTTTAATTATCAAAGCTCCATAGACTGTAGCTCGAAGCCATAAGATATGTGCATGCCACCATAGCGTCCCTTCCTGATCTGTTATAGTGAAATTGTACGTATAACTGCTGCCTGGAGTAATGGGACACTGTGTTATGTAGGCTGGTCCATCAGCCCACCCAGATCTCAGCTGCCTTACTCCATGCCTGCAACATAAACAAAGTCGTTAGTTTTCTTACAAATTttagacccaatttttttttttgttttcaataaaaaatatgAATCTTGATAGAGCTGTGTTCAATCCGCTACTAAATTTTATTTCACAAAACAAAAGAGAATTGAAGGCATTTAGATGTTTTGAAAACAATCAGTCTTGTATAATTTCATCTAGTAGAACTTGAGCGTGAACTTGTTATATACCAGTGGATTGTAATATTGTAAGCAGCCTGGTTTATCAGTTGAACCACGAGGTTGTCACCATTATTGACATATATGGCGGGACCTGGAAACTGCCCATTGACAGTCACAATTTGCTGTTGCTTGCACAGTCTAGTCACGTTCACAGTCTTAACCTGCAAAGAAAGAAAAGCAACCAAACTCATACCCAGCTAATATCATTCAAATTTTGCTTATCAGAAGGTTAAACATGAGTGAAACTCACAGTAAACGTGTGTTGAACGAGAGCCCCCCATGCTGCTCCTGGTGTCATGAAAATCACACAGACAAGTGCTAATGCCAATGGTGTCGCCATTGTTAATACAAAGCTACTTTTGCTTCAAAACTACAAACTGCTTGACCCATTTATAGCACCAAGATTGCAACATTTTACAATGTCATGAAAAGAGAGGATGCAGGAACATTACACCAGGCTGTTCTCTATCTATTAAtataattgttgttattgttatttttcTTTACTTAACGTCTGGAACATGTCAGAATTCTTGTAGATATTATAATGAAATTTCCCCTGGTtggattttagaaaaatgattataaaCTGATCAGGCGGCCATTATCTATCGCTTAGCTTCTCATCTTTTGCA contains the following coding sequences:
- the LOC131067696 gene encoding laccase-12-like, which gives rise to MATPLALALVCVIFMTPGAAWGALVQHTFTVKTVNVTRLCKQQQIVTVNGQFPGPAIYVNNGDNLVVQLINQAAYNITIHWHGVRQLRSGWADGPAYITQCPITPGSSYTYNFTITDQEGTLWWHAHILWLRATVYGALIIKPPLGIPHPFVRPVTEVQPIILGEWWNANIVDVLNQAIQTGQIQGSDAYTINSQPGNLYPCSRPDTFRIRVQKGQTYLLRIISAVMNEPLFFKIAKHEMIVVSVDASYTKPYSTDVVVIYPGQTVDVLLKAERSSGLYYMASRAYRSGPFVPINNSTATAILEYTNDTLTVMPSLPQFNDTPTVFKFNTHLRSFSPKIPTVLPYLKTMPSYFPSLFPSVPTAINEKMLITEGIGLKVCPPNTCTALGGLRVVGSFNNISFVRPQIAILQAYYLGIAGVYTTDFPSNPPLVFNYTATNQRQDILFPESGTKVKVLPFNSSVEIVFQGTSILGNESHPVHIHGFDFYIVGQGFGNYDPQKDPKKFNLKDPPRRNTIGIPTGGWAAIRFKADNPGVWLVHCHFEAHSEFGFDMVFLVENGTRADQKLLPPPLDLPKC
- the LOC131067695 gene encoding laccase-4-like — protein: MGQAVCSFEAKVALHSIMAMPLALALVCVIFMTPGEARALGGSRPTHVKTVNVTRLCKQQQIVTVNGQFPVGNTFRILVQTGKIYLLRIISAIFTITPKAHTYDGKGSHRRYNRYTNNNDNFINGRLIYQTILYRCNGDIMVIYPGQTTDFLFIANQVSGSYYMAARAYRSGRFVPCNSNLTVHEQHYSSLFPSVPATIDQEMLITKGIGLVICPPNTCTALGGLKVVGSFNNISFARPRIAILQAYFLGIARVYTTDFPSNSPLAVQIVFQGTDILSNESHPVHIHGFDFYVVGQGFGNYDSQKDPQNFNLVDPPRCNTIRVRTGGWVAIRFKADNPGVWFVHCHFEVHSDFGFNMVFLVENGPGANDK